GAATAAAAAGTTCTGATTTGATTTATATGTCAAATGGGTCTAGTGAAATAAAAGCAAAAATTAGTCAGGTTGATGATGATTGGGTTGAAGTTTTAACGCTAAGGAAAAAAAAGTACCTAAAAGTATATATTAAGATTGAAAGTATTAATAGCTTGTCGAAGATAGTTGCAGAAGAATAATTTTTATTAAAAATCAGTAATTGATGATGAGTGGGATACTTATTAGATGATAGTTTTAGATTGACTAGTCTACCAATTTTCAAGAACTTGAAATAAAATAAAAAGGAAAACAAGTCGTATGGTAAATCATACGACTTGTTTTCCTCTTTTTGTCTGAATTACTTTTAGTAATAATGCAGTCAATAAAATGATTGGTAAAATTTGAACTGGGAAAAATAATGCTATAAAAATGGCTAGGCCAAGTGGAGATTGTAAAATTGAAATCGTCATAGCAGTAGCGACTGTTGCCACAATAAAAACTGTATCAAAGTTAGGAAGTAGTTGTGATAGACCAAAACCAAGTAGAATCGCTGAAAAGACAATTGGAAAAATATCGCCACCAATCCAACCAGTGTTTAGACAAACTTGTAAAAAAACAAGCTTGATAATAACAACACATACTAACAGTAAGGTGGAAAAATGCAGATATTCTTTAGGAACAGCTCCAAGAGTTACTTGACCTGAAAAAAGTAAGTTTGGTGTAAACATTCCAACGATGAAGATTGCAAAAGATCCAATTAGTGCTTTTTTTATAGGTTGGTCAGACCAAAAATTCATCCAATCTGCCATTTTTCTTTTGAACAAATTATATAATTTGCCAGCTAGCACTCCAAAAATAACTAGGGGAACAAATAACCAGAAATCTTTTAACTCCCAATAGGTCATCCCCATTTTACTGATAAAAGAGGGTTGATTCGTGTACTTCATCAATACGATAAAAGCAAATAGGCCATTCAGAATATAGAAAATAATGACATATTTTTTAGTTGCAGCTAATTTTTCATTGGTATTTTTAGGGTTATAAGTTAATAAATAGCGTGTCGGATGGAACATATGGCCTAATCGTTCCAGTGGCTTTAGCGCCGCAAAACTTTCTCGGTTGAAAAAAAGATACCTAATTTTGTCTGCTTGCCAAACCGATAACATAACGATAGCCCCCAGCAAGGCTGCTTCAGGTCCAACACCCGCACCGAAAATTAAGATCAGCAAGGCAGTCAGTAAGCTTTTAAAGACTGGTCGATAATTCACCGTTTTATGCTCTTTTAATTGTTGGATTGTATGATGAGCTGTTTGTGGATAGTCTCCCCATTTTCCACGTAAACTCCCCACAATTAAACCACCCAGTAAGCAAAATAATAAGATGGTCAGCGTTTTAAAGGTATTATTGGTTAAGAGAATGTGCCATAAATAATGTGAAATGTTACTTTCTAAATAGATAAAAGCAAATGAAATGGCCCCAATAAATGTACTTAATAACGCTCCATAAAGAATAATCCGAATGCTTAAAGCTAATTTGTTCATGTGCTGTATCTCCTCTGTATCTGTTCTAAATAATTTCTAAAGTAACTTTTGATAATAAATAAGCCTCTTTTTTTATTACACTTCTATTAGTTTACCATAAAAAAATAAGAATGCATTTTTTATCTAATGTAAATCTGCTAGGCTGTTCATCCAATCACTCTTAAGTTGTAACTGCTTTTTTTGATGAAGATATACTTTGGTTTCACAATTAATATACGACACTTCTGTAACTGGATTGTCAATATTTTGTATCTTATCCATTATTTCAATTATATTTGTCATTCCAAAAGAAAGGAAAGGCTAATTTTAAAACCAAAAGAAGCAAGTAACGAGATGACATTGTTACTTGCTTCTTTTTTGTTTTAATGAGTAGGTTCTATTAAAAAGATAGGGTGCTCAATCCCAGAATTAAAAAGCGGACAATCTTCTTGATTGTATTTCTTATATAAATGGCTACAAGCTGTTTAATTAATAATATCGAGCCGTTTAGTTATGGCGCCGTCTAATAAATCTTTATACTCTTTTTGATGCTCTGTTAGGTAATCTTCAAGAGATTTTTGGTTTTCAGCAGACCATTTTGGGTCAATTTTGACTAAATTTACCTGCGCATCAACTTCCACAGTCGCATCATACGTTACCTTTGGATCATTGGCTTTTGAAATGACGATATAGAGTTTATTTCCTTGTTTAACTTTAACCACAAGTGGGTCTTTTCTAGCAATAACCCAAGGGCTATTTTCTTTTAAGGGAATCGGATTAAAGCCATTTTCCATAATGTAAGTCGAATAGGTAATATCTTTTTCTTTGAGAACATATCCTCCTAAATAGCGAATGTCATCATTTTTCCAAGAATGAGCCGATATATTTGTTAAATATCGTTTTTCATCCAGTCTTAATTTAAGATTAAAGCCAGCATAAATCAAGAAAAGTATGCCTATCACTAAAAGAATTTTTTTATAACGTCCATTCCATCTTAGTTTGTTTGATAAATTTTTTGTCATTGTTGTGTCCTCCCGCAATAAGTTATCGAGAGAGATACCAAATAAATCACTAATCGCTACAATCGTTTCCAAATCAGGATAATTTCTGCCAACTTCCCAACTAGAAACAGTTGAACGAGAGACATTTAATAAGGCACTTAATTGTTCTTGTGTAAGCTCCTTTCTTAATCGTTGCTCTTTAATTTTATCTCCAATGTTCATGAGTATCATCTCCTTCCTTTTCATTATCTCGATAAGCGGTTCTTAAGGGTAGCCATTATTCGTATCACTATTGATTTTTCTAGTGATACAATCTGTATCATCTTGATTTATCAGTGTTTCTAGACTGTAAAACTAAAAAATAAGTGCTTTAAAATTTGTTTGAAGGTAGTGCATATAGTTAACAAAATTAAATTTAATAAAGCTAAGGGAGGTAAAAATATGAAGCGACATACCACGAATTATAGTAACACATTTATTGCAGTTGCAGAAGATTACACGAAAAGCTATTGCTGGGGAGTCCACAGTGATCAAGATGAAGAAAGCCTGCAACAAATTAAAGCAAGGCATTAAAAAAAGAAATAAATAGAAAACACAAATAACCTACAAGAGAGGACGTGTAAGTTGTTTGCGTTTTTTGTAGAAGGTTACTTTCTTATTTTGAAGGTTTTTCTAATTTTTTTTGTAATTGTTTATCATAATTTCTCGCTACTGGAATCATGAAATTAATGATTCCACAAATGATCGTTCCGATTCCTGCAAAGAGAAATATTTTTTCGACACCAAACTTATCCGCTAAAGGACCTGCAAAGATTAAACCAACAGGACCAGTAATACTCATTAGGGAATTTAATACCCCTAGTACTCGTCCTAGAACGTTAGGCTCGTAGCTTTGTTGAATCATTGCCATCAGAAGAGTATTGAAGTAGGGTGTAGCAAATCCAGCAAATGAGTTTAGAATAATAAAGTAGAAAAATCCTGTTCTTGTTGGGGGTAATATACCACTCAATCCGATAGTGATTCCGATGACGAAATAGGCCATAAAGACTAGTTTCATTCGATCTTTCCATTTGCCAAAAATTCCGATAACAGCTCCACCTAGTAGCATACCAATCGAGTATACGACTTCAATAAGTCCGGCTTCTCCGACAGTTCCATTAAAATAGCCAATCGTCATTAAAGGGTAAAGACTAGCTGCAGGCATAAAAATTACGTGAAAATGGCTCCTACAATTGTAATGTACCAAAGACCTTTATTTTCAGTTAATTTTTTTAAACCGAATTTACTATCAGCTAATAAATGGATTGTTTCTCCCTCTGAAAGAATTCGAGGAATTGTCACAAATAGTAATAAGCCCACTCCAAAAACGGCTCCTAAGACATCTAGTAAAATTAAATGATTCATTGGAACAATGGAGAAAAGTAAGGCTCCTAATGCAGGTGCAATAATAAAATTAGCGGATTGGACCATGCCTAACTGTCCGTTTACCTTAGTTAGCTCTTCTTCTGGAACCATCGTTGGCAAAATTGATTGAATAGTGGGCATTTGAAAAGTTTGGGCAACTGAACGGATAAATAAGGAGACGAAAACGAGCCACAAAGGGAAATCTGAGGCAATTGTACCTGTAATCGCTAAAATCAGGGCAAAAATTGCCACAATGATATCAGTCACAATTAACAATGTTTTTTTGTTCCATTTATCAACAAATGAGCCGACAAATGGGCTTAAAATAACCATTGGAAGCATGCCAAGTATGGTTGCGAAACTTAATACGGTTGCTGAACCAGTTGTTTTAGTTAAATACCAAATAATTGAATATTGGACAACCATACTCGTAATACCAGATAAAAATTGGCCAGAAAGAAAGAGGTAAAAATTTTTTCGCCAATGAGTCAGATCAAATGAATTTTCAGTTTTAGACATAATCAGCACTCCTAATAGTTAGTGGTGGGTTAGCTGTTATAAGATTATTAGATAAGTTGATTTTAGCTGATATAAAAAAACAGGCAACCACACATAAGTAAACTAAAAGGGCTGCCTATTTTATTTAAAAGGATGAATCTGGTCCCGCTAAAAATTTAAGCTCTTCGGGAGTAGATTCTCTACCTAAAACTTGATTACGGTGCGGATAACGACCAAACCGTTCGATAATAACTTTATGTTTTAATTCAAAAGCATAATTATTTTCCAAGCCTTCACCAGCAAAAAGCGTCAGAGCCTCTTCGTGAATGACTAAAGATTCAGAGTGCATAAAAGGCATATAAAGAAAGGCTTGTTGTTCAACAGGTAAGTCCGAAACATTAAAATGACGTATGGCTTCTTGAGCCAAAACTAAAGCCATTCCATCATAGGCAAAAGCTTCAGGCTTATCGCGAAATAAGTTTCTTGAAAACTGATCTAATACAATAATTTCAGCTAAACATCCTTCTAAACAATCACGCCACTGACTTAATTCGCCATTTTTTGCTTGCGTATGAACGGTGCCAAAACGTCGTAAAAGTTCTTGGTCAAAAGCATCATCTTTTTTAAACCATAACTCTTGATCAATCTCATTAAACCAAAAGTTTAAAATATCTTGATAAGTCATTTTAGTTACCTACTTTCTGTTTGTGGATGACTACTGGCTAAACTTGCTTCAATTGCACTACGTTTAGGAGCTAAAAAAGTAGGTAAATACAAAGGTACTTGATCTAAATCCAGGCCTTCATAGTTTTCTTTAACAAAATGCGTATCTAAAGTAGCGACTTCAATTAGAATACCGTTAGCTTCTCTAAAATAGAGGGATTTAAAGAACTCACGATTTTTGATGCCAGAATTTAAAAAGTTTTTTAGACTAATTTCTTCTTGAATTTCTTGTAACTCATGCTCATCTTTAGCTGAAAAGGCAACATGGTGAGTCCCTCCAATCCCCATCACCTCTAAAGGACTTTTTTTGTCTTCAATTAAATGAACCTCTTGATAAAAAAGCTCATTATGATTCCCTAAAATGGCAATTGGAGTAGGTTCTGTCGTTAATTTTGTTAGAAGTGTCCAGTCAAAGAATTTCTTGAAAAGCTGTTTCGTAGCTTCTAAGTAACGAACTCTTAAATGAATCGAGTGAATGCCTAAAATAGCATTCTCTCCACTGATTTCGTCAGTAATACGTGGTAAATAATGGGTTGTTTGTTTTTCAGTTAAGGGCATAAAACCTAATTGAACGCCGTCAAAATCTTCAAAGCGCAAAATTTTACTGTTATTGTAACTTTCAATCTCAC
This Carnobacterium maltaromaticum DSM 20342 DNA region includes the following protein-coding sequences:
- a CDS encoding DUF924 family protein gives rise to the protein MTYQDILNFWFNEIDQELWFKKDDAFDQELLRRFGTVHTQAKNGELSQWRDCLEGCLAEIIVLDQFSRNLFRDKPEAFAYDGMALVLAQEAIRHFNVSDLPVEQQAFLYMPFMHSESLVIHEEALTLFAGEGLENNYAFELKHKVIIERFGRYPHRNQVLGRESTPEELKFLAGPDSSF
- a CDS encoding glyoxalase/bleomycin resistance/extradiol dioxygenase family protein, translated to MKNTLIHHVSVINRDIQQSFHFYHNTLGLNLLLKTVNQDDNEMYHTFFGDTAGRPGTEFTVFEMKNGVDHKFGTNAIDRTVFLVPSEESLLFWEKRLNSLGIFNCEIESYNNSKILRFEDFDGVQLGFMPLTEKQTTHYLPRITDEISGENAILGIHSIHLRVRYLEATKQLFKKFFDWTLLTKLTTEPTPIAILGNHNELFYQEVHLIEDKKSPLEVMGIGGTHHVAFSAKDEHELQEIQEEISLKNFLNSGIKNREFFKSLYFREANGILIEVATLDTHFVKENYEGLDLDQVPLYLPTFLAPKRSAIEASLASSHPQTESR
- a CDS encoding helix-turn-helix domain-containing protein; amino-acid sequence: MNIGDKIKEQRLRKELTQEQLSALLNVSRSTVSSWEVGRNYPDLETIVAISDLFGISLDNLLREDTTMTKNLSNKLRWNGRYKKILLVIGILFLIYAGFNLKLRLDEKRYLTNISAHSWKNDDIRYLGGYVLKEKDITYSTYIMENGFNPIPLKENSPWVIARKDPLVVKVKQGNKLYIVISKANDPKVTYDATVEVDAQVNLVKIDPKWSAENQKSLEDYLTEHQKEYKDLLDGAITKRLDIIN
- a CDS encoding chloride channel protein, whose amino-acid sequence is MNKLALSIRIILYGALLSTFIGAISFAFIYLESNISHYLWHILLTNNTFKTLTILLFCLLGGLIVGSLRGKWGDYPQTAHHTIQQLKEHKTVNYRPVFKSLLTALLILIFGAGVGPEAALLGAIVMLSVWQADKIRYLFFNRESFAALKPLERLGHMFHPTRYLLTYNPKNTNEKLAATKKYVIIFYILNGLFAFIVLMKYTNQPSFISKMGMTYWELKDFWLFVPLVIFGVLAGKLYNLFKRKMADWMNFWSDQPIKKALIGSFAIFIVGMFTPNLLFSGQVTLGAVPKEYLHFSTLLLVCVVIIKLVFLQVCLNTGWIGGDIFPIVFSAILLGFGLSQLLPNFDTVFIVATVATAMTISILQSPLGLAIFIALFFPVQILPIILLTALLLKVIQTKRGKQVV